CGGGACCTTCTTCAACACCGTGTTCTTCTCCTCCTTAGGTGAAGACTGGACATCTGTACCGATAACGATTGTTCATCATCTTTGTCACCCACGCCCAGATTATGCCTTCATGGCCCTTTCGGCGGCTTTGAACATAACGTCGACGGGTGCTGATTTTCCCGTCCACATCTCAAACGCCGCCGCCCCTTGAAATACGAGCATCGACAGTCCGCCGAGGGCCTGGGCCCCCGCTCGTCTGGCCTCCGACATCAGAGGGGTTTCTGATGGGTTATACACCATATCGTACACCAGATTTCGCGAGGATAGTAGGCCTATTTTCAAGGGGCTCTCCCCCTGCGCCGGACCACCCTTCATCCCAATGGAAGTAGAGTTCACCACCAGGTCCGCTCCAGCGCATGCCGAAGCCAGCGCCGGGCCTTCCATCGGGACAGTGTCGACTCGTATATTAAGGTGCGCCACCTCGTCGGCAAGAGCACGGGCGCGGGCAACCGTGCGGTTGGCTATCGTGATAGCCGAGACCTTCGATTTAGCAAGCCCGAACGCAGCAGCCCTGGCGGCCCCGCCGGCGCCCAGGAGCACAACCGACTTCCCCGCCGGATCAAAGCCCCCAGTCTCCCTGAGCGCCCTGAGCAATCCAGTCGCGTCCGTGTTCCGGCCAAGTATCTTATCACCGCTCTTGACGATCGTGTTGACCGCACCGATCTCCGCGGCCAGCTCGTCAACCCCATCAAGGAACGCGCGCACGCTCTCTTTGTGCGGTATCGTCACATTCGCGCCAAGGTACTCTGCGCCCCTCAACATGGCCACCTCCTCCGCCAAGCTTTCCGGCGGAGTCGGCCTCGCGCTGTACCGCGCCTTGATACGGTGGTAATCCAGCGCCGCTTGCTGGAAAACAGGCGAAATCGAGTGCGAGAGCGGGTATCCCAATATCACAATATGTTGCATTCGACCTGTATCCCTCTAACAACCCGTAGTATAATGCCGATAAGCCACCACAACAAGGCCCAGTCGTTCAAGAAAGCTCCAATACAATCCATAACCAGAAGTTTAATCTCAGTCTAAGAAAATGCCTTGAAAATGTTCCGGCACGGGGGTAACATTCAGCCAGCCTAGTCGGGATTGACCCTGAACATTGGGGCGCATACGTATGACAGAGGCCTTGACTACGTAGATACTAGTAGGGATTGTACGTACGTGGTACTGTGAAAGTGCTCAAGTATTTTATGTCGTGTTTGGCCGGGTCGGTCTTTCAGCCTGGAGCGTAATAATCATGAGCGGAATGGCGGAACAGGGTGGTACAGCCGGCGCTGAGCAAGTCCGCGTCCTCGTTGCGGACGACGAAGCCATTATTCGGATACTCCTGAACCATGTCCTCACCGCCCAGAGCTACGAAGTAGTCCTTGCCGAGGACGGCCAGGAGGCCATTGAAATTCTTCAGCGAGAGCGATTTGATCTTGTGATTACGGACATCACAATGCCCCGCGCCACCGGAATGGATGTCCTGCACACGTCAAAGACGGTGGACCCCGCCTGCCCGGTGATGCTTATCACAGGCTTTCCTTCAGAGGACCTGATTTCCCAGATGTACGGCGCCGGTGCAGAGGAGTACATTCCCAAGCCTTTCGACCTGCAGTCGATCAAGGACGCCGTAGCAAGGCTGCTGGCGCGCAAGCAGGGCGTCGAAAGTGAAAACAGGGTCCGCGAGGCTGTTCCGGCGTACGGGTACCAGACGGCCTGAGACTCATTGTATTCCCCATTGGTTCGATGTCAGGGGCCGCGACAACCGCGGCCCTTTTGCTTTGTCCTGCCGGCAAGAAGGCCAGGCTGCCTCAAGGCGTTGCGCGGCGACGCATGCGGCCAGCGTCCAGGTAGGCCTGGAGGAGGACTGTCGCGGCGGCGGCGTCTATGCGGCCCTTGTCGCGGGAGGGCTTTTCGCCGGAGTCGCGGAGCATGCGCTGGGCCTGGACGCTGGAGTAGCGCTCGTCGAGGGTGATGATGCGGGTGGGGGTGGCTGCGGCGAGGGACTTGATGAAGCGGCGGACCTCTTTGGCCTGCGCGCCGGGCTGGCCGGAGAGGTGGAGGGGCATGCCGACGACGATCTCCTTCACACCTTCCTCTGTGGCGAGCAGGACGATCTGCGCGATGTCATCCGGCTCGCCGCGGCGGACGGCGGAGTGCGGGAACGCCATGCGGCCCTCGACGTCGCTTATCGCGACGCCGATGCGGACGTCCCCGACGTCGAGGGCCATTACTTTCACTTGGCGGCGGTCTTCTGGCGGACGATGTTGGGGACCATGCTGAGCGCGTCGCCCAGCTTGTCCGCTCGCTTGCCTCCTGCCTGGGCCACGTCCGGCCTGCCGCCGCCGCCGCCCTGCATCTCCTTCGCGGCCGTGCGGGCGATCTCGGAGGCATTCAGCCCCCTGGCCACCAGGTCCTGCGTCACCATTGCAATAAGGACTGGCGAGTCGTTTACCACCGCTCCCAGGGCGACTACGCCGCTGTGGAGCTTGTCGCGCAGCCAGTCGCCCATCTCGCGCAGGCTGTCTGCGCTGGAGGCGTCCACCTTCGTGGTGAGCACCTTTACGCCGTTGACGTCCTGCGCGCGGTCCAGGAGGCCGGAGGCGGACTGCATGGAGAGCTTGCGCTCCAGTGCCTCTTTCTGGCGGCGGAGCTCGGCAAGCTCGTCAACGAGGCCCTGCACGCGCTCCTTCAGGTTCCCTACGGGCGTCTGGAGCATGCTCGCGACGGCCGCTGAGGCGTTCAGGCGCTCGCGCACCAGCCGCTCCGCGCCGCGGCCGCTGACGGCCTCGATGCGACGCATGCCGGCGCCGACACTCGTCTCGCCCACGATGAAGACGGAGCCGAGCTCGCCGGTCTGGTGGACGTGCGTGCCGCCACAGACCTCGAAACTGAATGTCGCGCCGTTCGATATCTCGACGAGGCGGACGCGGTCGCCGTAACGGTCGCCGAAGAAGGCCAGCGCGCCCTTTCGGATCGCCGCCGCGTACGTGTCCTCGCTCTTCTGGACGCGCGCGTTGTGGCGGATCTTCTCGTTCACCAGGTACTGCACCTGCTCGGCCTGCTCGGCCGTGAGCGGCTCCACATGGCTGAAGTCGAAGCGCAGCCTCTCGGGCGCGACGTACGAGCCGGCCTGGCGGACATGCGGGCCGAGCACCTGCCGGAGCGCGGCGTGGAGCATGTGCGTGGCTGTGTGGTTGCGGGCGGTGTCCTCGCGGCGGACTGTGTCAACAACGGCGTCCACCTTCTGGCCTACGAACAACCTGCCCTTCGTCACCTTGCCGGTGTGGACTATCATGTCCGCCAGCGCCTTCTGGGTGTCGGTAACCTCTACCTTGCCCTCCGCGGCAGCTATCTGGCCGCTGTCGCCGACCTGGCCGCCGCCCTCGGGGTAGAAGGGTGTCTGGACGAGGACGACATCCACCTCGTCGCCCTCCTTCGCCTCAGTCACCACCTGGTTATTGGCGATGATGCCGACGACGACCGTCTCCGCCTTGAGCTGCTCATAGCCCAGGAAGGCGGTACCGCCGACGCCAAGCGCCTCATAGAGCTTCGCCTTGGATCGGTCGCCGCCGAAGTGGGCGGACGCGCGGGCGCGCTTGCGCTGCGCGTCCATGTGTTCCTTGAAGCCGGCGATGTCAGCCTCGATGCCCGATTCCTTCGCGATCTCTTGGGTCATCTCGACCGGAAAGCCGTAGGTGTCCCACAGTCTGAAGATGATCTCCCCGGCGAGAGTCTTGCTCTTGCCGAGCTCGTCCATAAGGATCGAGTAGCCGTTCTGGAAGGCCGCATGGAAGCGCTCCTCCTCCAGCTTGAGGACGGTCTGCACGAACTCCGCGTGGC
The window above is part of the SAR202 cluster bacterium genome. Proteins encoded here:
- the aroE gene encoding shikimate dehydrogenase; translated protein: MQHIVILGYPLSHSISPVFQQAALDYHRIKARYSARPTPPESLAEEVAMLRGAEYLGANVTIPHKESVRAFLDGVDELAAEIGAVNTIVKSGDKILGRNTDATGLLRALRETGGFDPAGKSVVLLGAGGAARAAAFGLAKSKVSAITIANRTVARARALADEVAHLNIRVDTVPMEGPALASACAGADLVVNSTSIGMKGGPAQGESPLKIGLLSSRNLVYDMVYNPSETPLMSEARRAGAQALGGLSMLVFQGAAAFEMWTGKSAPVDVMFKAAERAMKA
- a CDS encoding response regulator, whose amino-acid sequence is MSGMAEQGGTAGAEQVRVLVADDEAIIRILLNHVLTAQSYEVVLAEDGQEAIEILQRERFDLVITDITMPRATGMDVLHTSKTVDPACPVMLITGFPSEDLISQMYGAGAEEYIPKPFDLQSIKDAVARLLARKQGVESENRVREAVPAYGYQTA
- the ruvX gene encoding Holliday junction resolvase RuvX encodes the protein MALDVGDVRIGVAISDVEGRMAFPHSAVRRGEPDDIAQIVLLATEEGVKEIVVGMPLHLSGQPGAQAKEVRRFIKSLAAATPTRIITLDERYSSVQAQRMLRDSGEKPSRDKGRIDAAAATVLLQAYLDAGRMRRRATP
- the alaS gene encoding alanine--tRNA ligase, with the translated sequence MRRLSEYGWTLPQSYRALYPTFNAATLRYALQYLLQSNRPERAPPMQSSQIRENFLRFFESNGHLRVASSSLIPVGDPTLLLTSAGMVQFKPYFAGEAVPPNRRLTSVQKSFRTTDIEEVGDNTHLTLFEMLGNFSIGDYFKEGAITFAIECLDKVMGLPKEKFAATAHNSDDEAVRLWQKAGIPTNRIFKFGDASNWWGPAGNEGPCGPCAELHYDFGPDKGCLLESCGPNCENRDAKTGGKCGRFLEIWNLVFMQFYHHLDGHRTPLPAPSVDTGMGLERLAIILQGVKNIYETDLYLPIIAKVEQITGKEYGESDKTQYAIRVVAEHGRSAAFLIADGVVPGNEGRGYVLRRIIRRAIRHGRQLGLQDPFLGQIATVVTDKMGEAYPELRRHAEFVQTVLKLEEERFHAAFQNGYSILMDELGKSKTLAGEIIFRLWDTYGFPVEMTQEIAKESGIEADIAGFKEHMDAQRKRARASAHFGGDRSKAKLYEALGVGGTAFLGYEQLKAETVVVGIIANNQVVTEAKEGDEVDVVLVQTPFYPEGGGQVGDSGQIAAAEGKVEVTDTQKALADMIVHTGKVTKGRLFVGQKVDAVVDTVRREDTARNHTATHMLHAALRQVLGPHVRQAGSYVAPERLRFDFSHVEPLTAEQAEQVQYLVNEKIRHNARVQKSEDTYAAAIRKGALAFFGDRYGDRVRLVEISNGATFSFEVCGGTHVHQTGELGSVFIVGETSVGAGMRRIEAVSGRGAERLVRERLNASAAVASMLQTPVGNLKERVQGLVDELAELRRQKEALERKLSMQSASGLLDRAQDVNGVKVLTTKVDASSADSLREMGDWLRDKLHSGVVALGAVVNDSPVLIAMVTQDLVARGLNASEIARTAAKEMQGGGGGRPDVAQAGGKRADKLGDALSMVPNIVRQKTAAK